From the Penicillium oxalicum strain HP7-1 chromosome V, whole genome shotgun sequence genome, one window contains:
- a CDS encoding NPC intracellular cholesterol transporter 1-related protein 1 yields the protein MRQAGFLHALVGLGIFGSLPAAASAQGATKIHEKGRCAIRGHCGKQSFFGGELPCPDNGLAHEPEEALRRKLIGLCGPKWEEGPVCCLEEQVDALSSNLKLAEGIISSCPACRHNFFDIFCTFTCSPDQSLFVNVTQTEKNRAGKTLVTEITNVWSEEYQSGFYDSCKNVKNGASGGKAIDFIGGGAKNYSQFLKFLGDKKFLGSPFQINYRTEPGGPDPEGMKPLPMLPKACNDPDKAYRCSCVDCPEVCPELPAVSTHDSCQVGLLPCLSFAVIIIYSVFLLLLMGIASYVTFKERRFRKPERMRLLQDPTPSDDEDDGDLVPRGGYMEQPQGTYKLNSLLSSLFSRIGGACARFPGITIGTSFVFVILLSLGWLRFAIETDPVRLWVSPSSSAAQEKVFFDENFGPFFRAEQAFLVNESGPVLNYDTLAWWFDVESRIRHMMSSEQGLGLEDVCFKPTGDACVVPSLTGYFGGSFSNVDPDTWRDRIRHCTESPGDPSCLPEFQQPLKPQMILGGYESTGDVLDANALVVTWIVNNFAQGTDGEEKAIDWENSFKRAMESVQEEAAERGLRVSFNAEVSLEQELNKSTNTDAKIVVVSYVIMFVYASLALGSVTVSWRSLLKNPANALVQSKFTLGIVGILIVLMSVSASVGLFSAAGVKVTLIIAEVIPFLVLAVGVDNIFLIVHEFERVNLSHPDAEIDERVARAVGRIGPSVFLSALTETVAFSLGAFVGMPAVKNFAAYAAGAVFVNAILQVTMFISVLALNQRRVESLRADCFPCLTVQKANSFASTDEQVYDDHEAESSLQNFIRRIYAPFILDRRVKAAIVIVFLGILTAGIALIPEVALGLDQRIALPSDSYLIPFFNDLDAYFRIGPPVYFVTRNVNITERIHQKQLCGRFTSCEEFSLPFVLEQESKRPNVSYLSGSAASWVDDFFYWLNPQQDCCQENGKVCFEDRDQPWNITLHGMPTGPEFIHYAEKWINAPTDASCPLGGKAAYSAAVVIDKERSMINASHFRTSHTPLRTQNDFIQSYIAARRIADDISREHNIDVFPYSKFYIFFDQYITIVQLTGTLLGSAVAIIFVLTSVILGSVATGAVITTTVVMTVVDIIGTMAIAGVSLNAVSLVNLVICVGIGVEFCAHIARAFMFPPRTLLEKAPAKFRGKDARAWAALVNVGGSVFSGITVTKLLGVCVLAFTRSKIFEIYYFRVWLALVIFAATHALIFLPVALSYFGGAGYLDPTADGGLEANLASRGYRSLLVNDDYDSDEY from the exons ATGCGACAGGCAGGCTTTCTGCACGCGCTCGTTGGCTTGGGTATCTTTGGCTCGCTCCCGGCAGCAGCCAGCGCTCAAGGTGCCACGAAGATTCACGAAAAGGGCCGATGTGCGATACGAGGCCACTGCGGAAAGCAATCATTCTTCGGCGGCGAGCTTCCTTGTCCAGACAACGGCTTGGCTCATGAGCCCGAGGAGGCACTCCGGCGGAAGTTGATCGGCCTGTGCGGCCCAAAGTGGGAGGAGGGCCCCGTTTGCTGTCTTGAGGAACAG GTTGATGCACTGTCAAGCAATTTGAAGCTGGCTGAAGGCATCATCTCATCCTGTCCTGCTTGCCGACACAACTTCTTCGATATATTCTGCACCTTCACCTGCTCACCAGACCAGTCGCTTTTTGTCAACGTCACACAGACGGAAAAAAATCGTGCTGGCAAGACTCTAGTCACCGAGATTACAAATGTTTGGTCTGAAGAATACCAGAGCGGCTTTTACGACAGCTGCAAGAATGTGAAAAATGGTGCATCCGGTGGAAAAGCTATTGATTtcatcggtggtggtgccaAAAACTACTCCCAGTTCCTCAAATTTCTGGGCGACAAGAAATTTCTGGGAAGCCCATTTCAGATCAACTATCGCACTGAGCCCGGCGGCCCCGATCCTGAAGGGATGAAGCCGTTGCCAATGCTACCAAAAGCCTGCAATGACCCAGACAAGGCATACCGATGCTCTTGCGTTGATTGTCCTGAGGTGTGTCCAGAGCTGCCTGCTGTGTCCACACACGATTCATGTCAAGTGGGACTGTTGCCTTGTTTGTCCTTTGCCGTTATCATTATTTATTCTGttttcctccttctgctCATGGGAATCGCAAGCTACGTCACCTTCAAAGAACGTCGTTTCCGCAAGCCCGAGCGTATGCGCCTGCTTCAAGATCCAACGCCGagcgacgatgaagacgatggagACCTGGTTCCTCGCGGAGGGTACATGGAACAGCCGCAAGGAACCTACAAACTCAACTCGCTGTTATCTTCTCTGTTCAGTCGTATCGGAGGGGCTTGTGCTCGTTTCCCAGGAATCACAATCGGCACCAGTTTTGTCTTTGTGATTTTACTCAGTTTGGGCTGGCTGCGATTTGCGATTGAAACAGACCCCGTGCGCTTGTGGGTTAGTCCGTCATCGTCAGCCGCCCAGGAAAAGGTTTTCTTCGACGAGAATTTTGGCCCATTCTTCAGAGCAGAGCAAGCCTTCCTGGTAAATGAAAGCGGCCCTGTTTTGAACTATGATACTCTCGCGTGGTGGTTTGACGTGGAGTCCCGCATTCGACATATGATGTCATCCGAACAGGGTCTTGGTTTGGAAGACGTCTGCTTCAAACCGACGGGCGATGCTTGCGTGGTACCGTCCTTGACTGGATACTTTGGTGGCTCATTCTCGAATGTTGACCCGGACACATGGCGAGATCGCATTCGCCATTGCACAGAATCACCCGGTGATCCAAGTTGTCTGCCTGAATTCCAACAGCCACTGAAGCCGCAGATGATTTTGGGTGGCTATGAGAGTACCGGCGATGTGCTAGACGCAAACGCGCTCGTTGTCACCTGGATTGTGAACAACTTCGCCCAAGGCACCGACGGTGAAGAGAAGGCAATTGACTGGGAAAACAGTTTCAAGCGCGCCATGGAGTCTGTGCAGGAGGAGGCTGCCGAGCGCGGTCTCCGTGTGTCATTCAACGCCGAGGTGAGCCTTGAGCAAGAGCTCAACAAATCTACAAACACAGATGCAAAGATTGTGGTCGTCAGCTATGTGATCATGTTTGTCTACGCATCCTTGGCTTTGGGGTCTGTGACCGTCAGCTGGCGTTCTCTTCTCAAGAATCCAGCAAACGCTCTCGTTCAGTCCAAATTCACGCTCGGAATCGTTGGGATCTTGATCGTCCTGATGTCCGTCTCTGCATCAGTGGGGCTCTTCTCAGCGGCCGGTGTTAAAGTCACGTTGATTATCGCTGAGGTCATTCCTTTCTTGGTCCTGGCTGTTGGTGTGGATAATATCTTCCTGATTGTTCATGAATTTGAACGCGTGAACCTCAGCCACCCGGATGCAGAGATCGATGAGCGCGTTGCTCGGGCAGTAGGGCGAATTGGACCTAGCGTCTTCTTATCTGCCTTGACCGAAACTGTTGCTTTTTCTCTGGGTGCTTTCGTCGGCATGCCTGCTGTTAAGAACTTTGCCGCCTACGCAGCGGGTGCCGTTTTTGTCAACGCAATCTTACAGGTCACCATGTTCATCTCTGTCCTGGCTCTCAATCAGCGACGAGTTGAGAGCCTGCGCGCAGACTGTTTCCCATGCCTGACTGTTCAGAAGGCAAACTCTTTTGCGTCAACCGACGAACAAGTTTACGACGATCACGAAGCCGAGAGCTCTTTGCAGAATTTCATTCGGCGGATCTATGCCCCTTTCATCTTGGATCGCCGCGTTAAAGCAGCAATTGTCATTGTTTTCTTAGGAATTTTAACAGCAGGCATCGCTTTGATACCGGAGGTTGCTCTTGGTCTGGATCAACGGATCGCACTTCCGAGTGATTCCTACCTTATCCCGTTTTTCAACGATCTCGATGCCTACTTCCGGATTGGTCCCCCAGTGTACTTTGTCACTCGTAATGTCAATATCACCGAGCGGATACATCAGAAGCAGCTCTGTGGTCGATTCACCTCTTGCGAAgaattttctcttccttttgttttggaGCAAGAGTCCAAGCGACCCAATGTCTCTTACCTGTCAGGTTCTGCTGCTAGTTGGGTTGACGACTTTTTCTACTGGCTCAACCCTCAGCAAGATTGCTGTCAAGAAAATGGCAAGGTCTGCTTCGAGGATCGAGACCAGCCCTGGAATATCACCCTTCATGGAATGCCAACCGGACCTGAATTCATCCATTACGCGGAAAAGTGGATCAATGCACCAACCGACGCGTCGTGCCCTCTTGGGGGCAAGGCAGCCTATAGTGCTGCGGTGGTCATCGACAAGGAAAGATCCATGATCAACGCCAGTCATTTCCGAACCAGCCATACCCCCCTCCGGACCCAGAATGACTTTATTCAATCTTACATTGCGGCTCGTCGCATTGCTGATGATATATCCCGAGAGCACAACATCGACGTGTTCCCATATTCCAAGTTCTACATTTTCTTTGATCAGTACATCACTATTGTCCAGCTCACCGGTACATTGCTGGGGTCGGCAGTTGCGATTATTTTTGTTCTCACTTCCGTCATCCTTGGATCCGTCGCCACGGGTGCGGTTATTACCACTACCGTGGTCATGACAGTAGTGGACATCATCGGAACGATGGCCATCGCGGGTGTCTCATTAAATGCTGTGTCGCTTGTCAACTTGGTTATTTGCGTGGGTATAGGTGTCGAATTCTGCGCTCACATCGCTCGAGCTTTTATGTTCCCACCGCGAACGTTGCTTGAGAAGGCCCCTGCCAAATTCCGCGGCAAGGATGCACGGGCTTGGGCAGCCCTCGTCAACGTAGGTGGCAGTGTGTTCAGTGGAATTACCGTGACAAAGCTTCTCGGTGTCTGTGTTCTGGCTTTCACCCGGAGCAAGATTTTTGAGATCTACTACTTCCGTGTGTGGCTGGCTTTGGTGATCTTTGCTGCCACACATGCGCTGATTTTCCTGCCGGTGGCACTGAGCTACTTTGGAGGAGCCG GTTATCTTGATCCCACTGCTGATGGTGGTCTTGAGGCGAACCTTGCCTCCCGAGGATATCGTTCCTTATTGGTCAATGATGATTACGACTCCGACGAATACTAA
- a CDS encoding AP-1-like transcription factor napA has translation MSDFSQLYQQGLYLSPDQQDLLLAALSSNNPAPKQQSHLHQTPSVKPIHSPDRSSSHGASAPPSGGFDSAQLSALGFAEDESPFLDFNPELDFEFPDSANLIGDLPGAATSNEYDIGEKRKSMDGKSEVDGDENGKKRRESEAKKPGRKPLTSEPTTKRKAQNRAAQRAFRERKEKHLKDLETKVEELQKTSDNANQENGLLRAQVERLQVELREYRKRLSWMTSSNGLSAMSAIPSAHSQGAYGLQNSEFLFDFPKFGDLPGSHLFNGQSNKNDQTQNRNQPSRAPGVLARDALGGISAAPTVKSTTNTDTTGPGSVNSYYAGSAGTTPSSVHSSRTTYNSYKTASASHREASTSDSPSSSSDSHQSQLLSSNGTSPEPSLSSPLQTKPSDNINACEIHGSNGEESFCAKLGMACGNINNPIPAARDESKPKSVSSDQSETAPAQDQVAFDWLAHQNGGQFDPVLFGDWREPQDAVLSQDFGSFFNDAFPLPDLGSPSHNITEVSTQPNQQPPKKDLIAQIDSKLEEEVVPGEDKTQMLTCTKIWDRLQSMEKFRNGEIDVDNLCSELRTKARCSEGGVVVNQRDVDDIMGRAK, from the exons ATGAGTGACTTCAGTCAGCTGTACCAACAGGGGCTGTACCTCTCGCCGGACCAACAGGACCTCCTGCTGGCTGCTCTCTCTTCCAACAACCCTGCCCCAAAGCAGCAGTCCCACCTCCATCAAACGCCTTCGGTTAAGCCCATCCACAGCCCCGACCGGTCATCTTCTCATGGTGCCAGTGCCCCGCCCTCTGGAGGATTCGACAGCGCTCAGCTGAGTGCACTGGGATTTGCGGAAGATGAGAGCCCGTTTCTTGATTTCAATCCTGAACTAGACTTTGAGTTCCCGGACTCGGCAAACCTCATCGGCGACCTTCCTGGTGCCGCGACGTCGAATGAATATGACATTGgcgagaagcgcaagtctATGGATGGCAAATCTGAAGTTGACGGTGATGAAAATGGCAAGAAACGACGAGAGAGCGAGGCAAAGAAGCCTGGTCGGAAGCCACTCACCTCAGAACCAACCACG AAACGCAAAGCTCAGAATCGGGCTGCTCAACGTGCATTCCGTGAGCGTAAAGAAAAACATCTGAAAGATTTGGAAACCAAAGTGGAGGAATTACAGAAGACGTCCGACAACGCCAATCAGGAGAATGGTCTACTTCGTGCTCAGGTGGAAAGATTGCAAGTTGAACTACGAGAGTATCGCAAGCGTCTCTCCTGGATGACGAGCAGCAATGGCCTCTCAGCCATGAGTGCGATTCCCAGCGCTCATTCTCAAGGGGCATATGGTCTGCAAAACAGTGAATTCCTCTTCGACTTCCCCAAGTTCGGTGATCTTCCAGGGTCACACCTGTTCAACGGCCAGTCGAACAAGAATGATCAGACTCAGAACAGGAACCAACCCTCTCGTGCTCCGGGGGTGCTAGCCCGTGATGCACTGGGAGGTATATCGGCCGCTCCGACGGTCAAGTCCACTACAAACACCGATACCACCGGACCTGGAAGCGTGAACTCTTACTATGCGGGCTCCGCCGGCACCACTCCCAGCAGTGTGCACTCAAGCAGAACTACATACAATAGTTACAAGACAGCTTCGGCATCACACCGGGAAGCCTCGACCTCGgactctccttcctcttcctcggactCACATCAAAGTCAGCTGCTCTCGTCGAACGGCACCTCACCTGAGCCGAGCTTGAGCTCTCCACTCCAAACAAAACCTAGTGACAACATCAACGCATGTGAGATCCATGGCTCCAATGGTGAGGAATCCTTCTGCGCCAAGCTCGGCATGGCCTGCGGCAACATCAATAACCCTATTCCAGCTGCGCGGGATGAGTCCAAGCCCAAAAGTGTATCAAGCGACCAGTCTGAAACTGCTCCGGCTCAGGACCAGGTTGCATTCGACTGGCTGGCCCACCAGAATGGCGGTCAGTTTGACCCCGTTCTCTTCGGAGACTGGCGAGAGCCCCAGGACGCTGTATTGTCTCAGGACTTTGGGTCGTTCTTCAACGACGCTTTCCCATTGCCTGATCTTGGAAGCCCCTCCCACAACATTACCGAAGTGTCCACTCAACCAAATCAGCAACCTCCAAAGAAGGACCTGATTGCTCAAATTGATAGCAAGCTAGAGGAGGAAGTTGTTCCTGGAGAGGACAAGACTCAAATGCTGACCTGTACGAAGATCTG GGACCGTCTCCAATCCATGGAGAAATTCAGGAATGGCGAGATCGACGTCGACAACCTTTGTTCGGAACTGCGCACTAAAGCTCGCTGTTCTGAGGGGGGCGTCGTTGTCAACCAGCGCGACGTGGACGACATTATGGGTCGTGCTAAATAA